A window of Ovis canadensis isolate MfBH-ARS-UI-01 breed Bighorn chromosome X, ARS-UI_OviCan_v2, whole genome shotgun sequence contains these coding sequences:
- the HPRT1 gene encoding hypoxanthine-guanine phosphoribosyltransferase encodes MAARSPSVVISDDEPGYDLDLFCIPNHYAEDLEKVFIPHGLIMDRTERLARDVMKEMGGHHIVALCVLKGGYKFFADLLDYIKALNRNSDRSIPMTVDFIRLKSYCNDQSTGDIKVIGGDDLSTLTGKNVLIVEDIIDTGKTMQTLLSLVKKHKPKMVKVASLLVKRTPRSVGYRPDFVGFEIPDKFVVGYALDYNEYFRDLNHVCVISETGKAKYKA; translated from the exons ATGGCGGCCCGCAGCCCCAGCGTGGTG attagcGATGATGAACCAGGTTATGACCTAGATTTATTTTGTATACCCAATCATTATGCTGAGGATTTGGAGAAGGTGTTCATTCCTCATGGACTAATTATGGACAG GACCGAACGACTGGCTCGAGATGTGATGAAGGAGATGGGTGGCCATCACATTGTGGCCCTCTGTGTGCTCAAGGGGGGCTATAAGTTCTTTGCCGACCTGTTGGATTACATCAAAGCACTGaacagaaatagtgacagatcCATTCCTATGACTGTAGATTTTATCAGACTGAAGAGCTACTGT aacgACCAGTCAACAGGCGACATAAAAGTAATTGGTGGAGATGATCTCTCAACTTTAACTGGAAAG aATGTCTTGATTGTTGAA gatATAATTGACACTGGGAAGACAATGCAGACTTTGCTTTCCTTGGTCAAGAAGCATAAACCAAAGATGGTCAAGGTTGCGAG CTTGCTGGTGAAAAGGACCCCTCGAAGTGTTGGATATAGACCAGACT TTGTTGGATTTGAAATTCCAGACAAGTTTGTTGTGGGATATGCCCTTGACTATAATGAATACTTCAGGGACTTGAAT cacGTGTGTGTCATTAGCGAAACtggaaaagcaaaatacaaagcCTAA